In the Takifugu flavidus isolate HTHZ2018 chromosome 11, ASM371156v2, whole genome shotgun sequence genome, one interval contains:
- the perp gene encoding p53 apoptosis effector related to PMP-22 translates to MFRCGIAYPRCRWILPLLLLFAIIFDIIAIAATSGWVEDEDAKTHYANMWDEYRGRDGAWEQSSLMQYAWAKAVAALMIIGLLVLIVAFIISCVALCCSLNIPLLPFVGVLLIVVVVLQVIALIIYPVKFNELIFEGNYYYTWAYGFGWGATILCIGCAILFCCLPRYEDELTGLAKTKYIYSSA, encoded by the exons ATGTTTCGCTGCGGGATAGCCTACCCCCGCTGCAGGTGGAtcctgcccctgctgctgctcttcgcCATTATTTTTGACATAATCGCCATCGCCGCCACCTCCGGATGGGTCGAGGACGAGGACGCGAAGACCCACTACGCCAATATGTGGGACGAGTACCGAGGCAGGGACGGTGCGTGGGAGCAGTCGTCCCTCATGCAGTATG cctggGCCAAAGCCGTCGCCGCTCTGATGATCATCggcctcctcgtcctcatcgTCGCCTTCATCATCTCCTGCGTGGCGCTCTGCTGCTCGCTCAACATCCCCCTCCTGCCCTTCGTGGGGGTGCTGTTGATCGTTGTCG TGGTCCTTCAGGTCATCGCCCTCATCATCTACCCCGTCAAGTTCAACGAGCTGATCTTCGAGGGCAACTATTACTACACCTGGGCGTACGGCTTCGGCTGGGGTGCCACCATCCTCTGCATCGGCTGCGCCATCCTCTTCTGCTGCCTGCCGCGCTACGAGGACGAGCTGACCGGCCTGGCCAAGACCAAATACATCTACTCCTCGGCCTAA
- the LOC130534219 gene encoding transmembrane protein 26-like isoform X1: MQQSRVTDLFKLIRAIIVRALFILVALTGVWRVTWVKKDLTYWFLTLLLLPLVLEMIITLRNRKGKDYKWFSPAIFLFMVSIIPSIWVLELHQQNKDSEPLCKRLDSLENIRLLVDQNITATNQTYPDYLKVPSGSPVSKNLHPQCDFLDCKQDVNICLFQRLDPRSSSDPPHSADCGKVASSPGRRSHTGRALAASAHFRGHRGRYPGIYQRDAVGHQVEVLRLSVLFEHKSETFLLKPIFIFHALPRESSPQLVHIILAVWTWSMLQFPLHLAVVNSKPGREAEEGLQDESLWHKHSTDIWSIVEVLFIQDGPFLVVRLTVMTYYEVFHQMLVFFAIKNFLVIILNLYRLFVLCQDFRLSRGRTVHSGADL; this comes from the exons ATGCAGCAGTCCAGGGTGACCGATCTGTTCAAGTTGATCCGAGCGATCATCGTCAGAGCTCTGTTCATCCTGGTGGCTCTAACCGGCGTATGGAGGGTGACATGGGTGAAGAAAGACCTCACTTACTGGTTCCTGACATTACTCCTGCTGCCGCTCGTCCTCGAAATGATAATAACGCTGAGGAACCGCAAAGGGAAAGATTACAAATG GTTTTCCCCTGCTATCTTTCTCTTCATGGTCAGTATCATTCCCTCCATATGGGTTctggagctccaccagcagaacaaagacagcGAACCGCTG TGCAAAAGGCTGGATTCCTTGGAAAACATCCGCCTGCTGGTTGATCAGAACATCACAGCGACCAACCAGACGTATCCCGACTACCTGAAA GTTCCTTCAGGTTCACCAGTTTCCAAAAACCTGCATCCTCAGTGTGACTTCCTTG ATTGTAAACAAGATGTTAACATCTGTCTGTTCCAACGACTGGATCCTCGCTCTTCATCAGATCCTCCTCATTCTGCTGATTGTGGGAAAGTGGCTTCTTCCCCTGGGAGGCGGAGTCACACGGGACGAGCTCTCGCAGCTTCTGCTCATTTTCGTGGGCACCGCGGCAGATATCCTGGAATTTACCAGCGAGACGCTGTCGGACATCAAGTGGAGGTTTTGCGGTTGTCCGTCCTGTTCGAACATAAATCTGAAACATTTCTTCTAAAAccaatttttattttccatgccCTGCCCAGGGAGAGTAGTCCTCAGCTGGTTCACATCATCCTGGCTGTATGGACTTGGAGCATGCTTCAATTCCCGCTGCATCTGGCCG tgGTGAACTCTAAGCCTGGGAGGGAAGCTGAGGAGGGGCTGCAGGATGAATCCCTATGGCATAAACACAGCACGGACATATGGAGCATTGTGGAGGTCCTGTTTATTCAGGACGGGCCTTTCCTGGTGGTCAGACTCACTGTCATGACCTACTACGAAGTCTTCCACCAGATGCTGGTTTTCTTTGCAATCAAGAACTTCCTGGTGATCATACTGAACCTGTACAGGTTGTTTGTTTTATGCCAGGACTTCAGACTCTCCAGAGGCAGGACTGTCCATAGCGGTGCTGATCTATGA
- the LOC130534219 gene encoding transmembrane protein 26-like isoform X2 yields MQQSRVTDLFKLIRAIIVRALFILVALTGVWRVTWVKKDLTYWFLTLLLLPLVLEMIITLRNRKGKDYKWFSPAIFLFMVSIIPSIWVLELHQQNKDSEPLCKRLDSLENIRLLVDQNITATNQTYPDYLKIVNKMLTSVCSNDWILALHQILLILLIVGKWLLPLGGGVTRDELSQLLLIFVGTAADILEFTSETLSDIKWRESSPQLVHIILAVWTWSMLQFPLHLAVVNSKPGREAEEGLQDESLWHKHSTDIWSIVEVLFIQDGPFLVVRLTVMTYYEVFHQMLVFFAIKNFLVIILNLYRLFVLCQDFRLSRGRTVHSGADL; encoded by the exons ATGCAGCAGTCCAGGGTGACCGATCTGTTCAAGTTGATCCGAGCGATCATCGTCAGAGCTCTGTTCATCCTGGTGGCTCTAACCGGCGTATGGAGGGTGACATGGGTGAAGAAAGACCTCACTTACTGGTTCCTGACATTACTCCTGCTGCCGCTCGTCCTCGAAATGATAATAACGCTGAGGAACCGCAAAGGGAAAGATTACAAATG GTTTTCCCCTGCTATCTTTCTCTTCATGGTCAGTATCATTCCCTCCATATGGGTTctggagctccaccagcagaacaaagacagcGAACCGCTG TGCAAAAGGCTGGATTCCTTGGAAAACATCCGCCTGCTGGTTGATCAGAACATCACAGCGACCAACCAGACGTATCCCGACTACCTGAAA ATTGTAAACAAGATGTTAACATCTGTCTGTTCCAACGACTGGATCCTCGCTCTTCATCAGATCCTCCTCATTCTGCTGATTGTGGGAAAGTGGCTTCTTCCCCTGGGAGGCGGAGTCACACGGGACGAGCTCTCGCAGCTTCTGCTCATTTTCGTGGGCACCGCGGCAGATATCCTGGAATTTACCAGCGAGACGCTGTCGGACATCAAGTGGAG GGAGAGTAGTCCTCAGCTGGTTCACATCATCCTGGCTGTATGGACTTGGAGCATGCTTCAATTCCCGCTGCATCTGGCCG tgGTGAACTCTAAGCCTGGGAGGGAAGCTGAGGAGGGGCTGCAGGATGAATCCCTATGGCATAAACACAGCACGGACATATGGAGCATTGTGGAGGTCCTGTTTATTCAGGACGGGCCTTTCCTGGTGGTCAGACTCACTGTCATGACCTACTACGAAGTCTTCCACCAGATGCTGGTTTTCTTTGCAATCAAGAACTTCCTGGTGATCATACTGAACCTGTACAGGTTGTTTGTTTTATGCCAGGACTTCAGACTCTCCAGAGGCAGGACTGTCCATAGCGGTGCTGATCTATGA